Part of the Paenibacillus sp. FSL R7-0273 genome is shown below.
ATGACGGCAGTCATTATCCCCAGCCTAAGCCTTTGGCGTGTGCGGGGACGGGACGGTTCAGCTTCCGCATGCAGTCTGCGCATGACCTGCTCGGCAGAGGAAGCCGTAAATTTCTCCTCCTGGAACGGCCCTTTGCGGGCCTGTTCATACCACTTCGGCTCACGTTCATCCATCATTGTAACCCCCTTAGTTTATCCTGGACTTTACGGCGTGCCCGGTGCAGGCGCGATTTGACGGTTCCCGGGGGCAGCTCAGTCAGCACAGCAATCTCATTAATGGACAGCCCGGCCTTCAGATCCAGCACAAGCACCTCACGCAGCTTATCCGGCAGCTTCATAATAAGGCTCCAGATGTCCCGTGCCTGCTGGTTGCCCATGTACTCCATCTCTGCCGAGCGTGCTGTGCCGAACAGCTGCTCAGCTTCCGGTTCTGCTCCCTGGCGCTCCCGCGCCGCCGGCGTAATGCTCTGCACCTCACCCCACAAGCCGGCTCGGAAAAACCGGGATTTACGGTAAGAGAACACCGTATTCCGCGCAATCGTCAACAGCCAGGCCTTCAGGCTGGAGGTTCCCTTGTAGGTGCCGATCCGGTAGTAGCACTTCACAAAGACCTCCTGCGTGAGATCCTCGGCCTGCTCTGTGTTTTTTGTTAAGTAATAGATATAATTCCAGATATCATTGCCGTACAGGCTCATGATCTGCCGCAGCTGTTCTTCGTCCATCGCTTCAGCAAGCTTCAGTTTATCCTCCAGCCCATCCCTCCGCTCAACCTTTTGCCCAGCCCTCTGCTCATAATTGAGCCCAACCCTCAGCTCACTCTTGAATTTATCCTTCAGCCCATTCAGCTCCAAGCGCTTCACCTCACTTAATACGACCCCGATAATAAAGGAAAGGTTCCCTTTATTTTCTATTATGATTAGTTTAGGGTTAGCTGGACAGTCTTGCCAATGCCCGTGCAATGCTCGTGCACATCTTTTGCTGCCTTTTGTCACCTTTTGCATATCTACTTACTACCTGATCCTACCCTCTGCTGCCTCGTGCTACTCTACTCCCTGCTGCCTCCTGCATACCTTATTCCTACTTAGCTGCACTCCATACACTTAAAAAGCCACTTTTTCCACCCGAAGCCCGTTTAAGTGTATTTCGTACAATTAAAACAGTCGAAAAACGCTCCTATAGCCGATTCGGACAGATATAGTTGCACAAAATACAGTTATATGGAGAATAAACAAATTTCTGCCAGTTTTAATTGCATAAAGTGCAGTTATTGGGTCTGGCGGGGGAATGATGCGAGAGCAGTTGGATTGCGCAGGAGTTGCAAGGGAGTTGCGTGAGAGCTGCGGTCAGCTCCAACAGCGGCGCACAAGTAACATTTATGGCAACAAAAAATGACCTCCGGTATATCCGGAGATCATCTCTTTTCACAACATTCTTGTTCCTTACTGTACTGCTACTCTAATCCACACTGTTAATGCTAAATGTCTTTGGAGGTAAATACCCGCAGCGAGATAAGATAGGAGCAGAATAAAACCAGTACGTAACCGAGGCCGGTAATCACCGGCAGCAGCAGACTGTCTGTTTTGCCGGAGCTTACCCACTCTGCCAGTCCCGGGAACTGGTCCATCAGCTGCTTCAACGCGAAAAAGTTAATCATAATCAGCATAATAAAGACCAGATTGATCACCTGGGTTCCTTTGCGGCCCAGCCAGTAATGAAGGGGAAGAAAGAATGCGGCAAGCAGCGGAAAGGTGGCGATACTCAGCATAAGCTCTCTCCAGGCCAACGGCTCAGCGGTCCGTCCGACCAGAAAACCGACCAGATACAGCAGCACGGTGAAGGCGAAGCTAATGATGGAGTAGGGCAGAATCGCCAGATATTTGGCCAGCACAATTTGCTGTCTCGGAACAGGCAGACTGACCAGGAATTTCTGGTTATTCTGCTGTACATCCATTGTGCAGGAATTGATGAGGAGCAGCATGGCCGGGAGCAGGGCGAACACAGTGTAGTTATCAAAGTTCGTAAAGCCCATGATCATATAGTATGGAATCAGCAGCAGAATGAACTTTTGCACAATAATGAAGTCCTTGCGGATGAGATGGAATGAATTATACACGCAGATCGCTCCCTTTTACCGAGAAATACATAATTTCCTCCAGCGTGGGCGTCTCGCAGATAGCCGTATCCTTAAAGTAACGCTCACCCTCCGAGCGGTTGCCCATCAGCCCCTCAAAGCCGTGCGCGCTCTCGCGGATTCCCAGGAACAGACGGCGGGTGTCGCGGTCGAGCAGCTCCTTGCCGCCTTTGACTAGCAGATATTTCTCCGCCAGCGCCTCCTTCATCTCATTGAACACAACCCGCCCGTCATTCACAAACACAATATAGTCAGCAATCCGGTCGAGATCGGTCGTGTTATGGGTGGAGAACAGAATAGATTTTTTCTCGTCCTGGATGTGTTCCGTTAACAGATCCAGCAGCTCCCGGCGGAATACCGGATCAAGCCCGGACGTAGGTTCGTCCATAATGAGCAGATCCGCACCGTGGGATAGAGCGATGGCGAGTGATAATTTGATTTTCATCCCCTTGGACAGATCCTTGATTTTCTTGCCCGGGGACAGCTTAAACAGCTCCTGGTATTTCACATATGTATCTTCATTCCAGCGGCTGTAGAAGGGGGCGATCACCTTTTTCATCTGCTTGACCGTAAGCTGCTCGTAGTATATATTCTCGTCCGACACATAGCCGATCCGTTCCTTAACCGCCGGCACCTGCTCTTTATTCTGCCCGCCGAACAATCGAACGTCCCCGCGGTCCGGGTGGACCATGCCCATGATCATCTGGATCAGAGTGGTTTTGCCTGCACCGTTGGGGCCGATCAATCCGGTAATATAGCCTTCCTTGATGCCCAGCGTAATGTCCTGCAGCGCAAAAGCTCCGTAGCTCTTATGTACATGCTCCAGCCTGATACAATCGCTCATTCCTGCTCCTCCTCGTATATAAGTTTCAGCATCTCTGCCAGTTCTGCATAAGACAGCCCCAGCTGCCTGCTCTCCTCAATGACTTCCTTCAGCTTCAGCTCCAAGATCCGCAGCCGCTGCTCCTTAATGAATTCCTGATCCGCCCCGGATACAAAAGAGCCCTTCCCGACGATCGAGTTGATTAGACCCTCCCGCTCCAGCTCTTCGTAGGCCCGTTTGGTCGTAATCACGCTGATCTGCAGCTCCTTGGCCAGCTGGCGGATGGACGGCAGAGGTGTCCCGGCTCCAAGCTCTCCCTGCAGAATCAGCTGCCGGACCTGCGTCACAATCTGGGCATAGATCGGCTCTCCTGATGTACTTGATATCAAAATGTTCATGCTGCGGCACCATCATCCTTCGGTGTAATGTGTTTAATGTATATATTTAATATATACACTATATAAGGAAGGGTGTCAAACCTAACATTGCTCATACTTTTAGAAAAAAGAAAAGCCACATGGAGTGGATACTCGCAGGTGGCTGAAAATATGAAATAGATTATGATAAGACAACGGTATTTATTAAACGGAGACATCCATCCATTTCATTTGATCTTTCAATAGAAAGCGCTTTAAATCGCTTTGATTGGTTGACGACAAGGATTCGATAAAACGGTTCCAGTCGCTGGCATAGTTCTGATTCACCCAAGAGCTAGTGTATGCGTTATAGCGAGCTAATTGACCACTTTGCATATCATTCATTTTGTTTTTATATAAAGCGACAAACGTGTTCAAATCGGATCGAAACGCTGCATTGACATCCTCGGCCTGAATGTTGTCCACCATTTGCTTAATCAGGCTCAAAACAGCCTTTTCGTCATAATCCGCTGCATACGCTTCTTTATTCCGCACAAATGGATCTTTCCGCTGTTGTTCAATATAAGCAGCAGCCCGATCGATCTCTCCCTGAATAAATCCGCCGAATGCTTGATCAAGTTTGGATTTTATACGATCGCTTACTTGAAAATGACCGGAGATCATTTCATACTTCATGGCGGCAAGCCCCAGCTTGAAGCCCAGTTCTTCTTCAGAGCGGTTAGAGGTTTGAGAACGATCCTGCAATTGAGTTAGAGCTTTGACCATCGTGCCGGCCGCTTGCAAATCGTCGATACTATATCCATGCTCACTCTTAATTGACATTTCCGATTGCTGCGAATTTAGTGCATATCTAAGCTGCTCTCCCATGAAATCGCCTGCTGTCAATAGCCATTCGTCCTGTGTCCCTTCAACGCTGGCGTAGTCGGGATTCTCCTGGATAAATTGTGTATAGGTTGTTTTTCGCTGTTCGTAAATATCCAGGAAGCTGTTTCGTATAGCTTCTTGCTCGCCTGGCACACCGCCTGCTTCCAAAAATCCACCGACCGATTTGGCAAAATGATCGGCAGATTCGCCTATCCGTTGAGCAAACACATCCTCCAGCTTTGCCAATTCGGCTGCTTGCTCTTCTCCGGTAAATTGGCGTGCAATCCGACTTTGTTATTGGGCATATTCCGAAGCAAAATAATCGATTTGTTGACCAACCTCGTCCAACGTTGTTGCTCCGATCACCATCCCATGCGAATACAAGTTAAAGTCTACATGCTTCCAGGAAATGGCCTGATCCCCGCCTGTTGCTCTTTTATTGGCCAGCGCTGCTTGTGGATCGGATATGCTATCCGTCCAGATTGAGCCATCTTCATTCCTTCCGATGCGAATCGAAGATGTTGCGGCCCGGTAAATCGCTTGTTCCCGCAGGCTAGCCGCATTCGCCCGATAATCTTCGATCCCGATCGCGTTCATTTGATTTGTTAGAATAATGGCTGGCTTCCAGGGCTGCAGTAAAGAATTCGTGGAAAATGAACCAGCGGTCTGGGACGCGGCGAATGAAAGACGTTCAGGTTTTTGTTCAATGATATAAGCGTCGTTACGTAATGCGAAGCCATAAGCAAACATGTTTAGCTGCATAATGCCACCTCATTTTATGTATCCGTTGAACGAGTTCAAAGGCTCTCATTATTAGTGTCGGCACAACCTCTTGAAAAATTTAAAAAAAATGAGATCTATTCACACAGATTGTTTCCCCGCAATTGTAATTTGAGGGAAAATCCGTGGTGTAGCGTGAATACACCTCCGATTCAAGCGAACTGGTCAAAATTCTTTTTATAATATTGAATCGTTTATTTCTTAACTACCAATGCTTGTTTCCTGGCGTGTGCATTAATTGAATCCACTAATTTATCCTTATAAATTGAGATACAGCTAGGAATTTCTCTGTGGTCATCTGGAAAAATATTCTCAGGGAATATAAAAAAATTATCTTTGTCCATTTTTTTTATGATGTAATAGTTCCCTTCAAACTCCCCATTCCTTATATGGTAAGAGGTCACAAAGTCATAAATAGAATCGTATAACTCTTGTGATGATATTTCATCATCTAAGAATCTCTCAATTAGATTTGACATACTTCAATTTCCTCCTATTAAACTGGATATGCTGATAACAATCCACCATCTTCAGATAGAATAATTTTCACTTTTGATTCTCCTCTTGTTCCTACAAAAACCAGGACTTCGTGCCTCTGCTAATCTTCGGGATTAAAATCAGTGGAGATCACATTAAGTCTTTCTTGCGTATGCTTGAGTTGGAGAAATAGTTATCGAGGGATTATAACATTTTAATTACAAAACCGCAGATTGCTCAATTGCTTCTATTAGCGCACGGTATAGCTTGCCTGGCACTATTTTCTCTCCCAGATCTATTCGCTTGTCCTTAATTGAAACAAAACCCATCTTCTCTCTCTTAGTTGGTGTTATAGAATAGCCCTCGTTAATTCTCCAACTGAAATCTATGCATTTTCTTCCTTTCACTGCTTTTGCATAACCCTTAACACCTATATATTTTTCAAGAGGCGTTAGCCCAACTTCCTCTGGAGTTAGTGTATTCCACTCACACATCATTTGCAGTAATACGTCTTCAGCAGCCTTTTCTTCATATGGAAAATTTAATTGTTCTATAATATCGATTTCTTTTATAATTCCTCCCCATTTATCTTTTATCTATCAGACCATTTGCAATAACAATCAAGTTATTCTTCTTATCCACATAAATACCTACTCGTTTATATTCCATTTTTCATACCCTCACTCAATCAGATACAAATCCTAAGCGTAAGCTATATCGATAGAACCCTCCTCCTGGCGGCTCCTCTGTAAGTAAGCATCTGTAATAATTCATGTAGTCTTTTTATAAATTTTAAAAGCTCCTTTTTGATCCATATCGTTCTCAATACGCAGTCTCGTACATTATTTAGTGAAAATTCTTTTTATCACACTTTTGTTTTTAATTCTTTTTATATATCTATAAAATTCATCCTTAGGCAAACATTTAACATTGGAAACCCCAAATCTAGCGATAAAATCATTGTATTTCTCAAGATATATTTCCTGAAT
Proteins encoded:
- a CDS encoding RNA polymerase sigma factor, which translates into the protein MELNGLKDKFKSELRVGLNYEQRAGQKVERRDGLEDKLKLAEAMDEEQLRQIMSLYGNDIWNYIYYLTKNTEQAEDLTQEVFVKCYYRIGTYKGTSSLKAWLLTIARNTVFSYRKSRFFRAGLWGEVQSITPAARERQGAEPEAEQLFGTARSAEMEYMGNQQARDIWSLIMKLPDKLREVLVLDLKAGLSINEIAVLTELPPGTVKSRLHRARRKVQDKLRGLQ
- a CDS encoding ABC transporter ATP-binding protein, with protein sequence MSDCIRLEHVHKSYGAFALQDITLGIKEGYITGLIGPNGAGKTTLIQMIMGMVHPDRGDVRLFGGQNKEQVPAVKERIGYVSDENIYYEQLTVKQMKKVIAPFYSRWNEDTYVKYQELFKLSPGKKIKDLSKGMKIKLSLAIALSHGADLLIMDEPTSGLDPVFRRELLDLLTEHIQDEKKSILFSTHNTTDLDRIADYIVFVNDGRVVFNEMKEALAEKYLLVKGGKELLDRDTRRLFLGIRESAHGFEGLMGNRSEGERYFKDTAICETPTLEEIMYFSVKGSDLRV
- a CDS encoding GntR family transcriptional regulator; translation: MNILISSTSGEPIYAQIVTQVRQLILQGELGAGTPLPSIRQLAKELQISVITTKRAYEELEREGLINSIVGKGSFVSGADQEFIKEQRLRILELKLKEVIEESRQLGLSYAELAEMLKLIYEEEQE
- a CDS encoding ABC-2 transporter permease, which produces MYNSFHLIRKDFIIVQKFILLLIPYYMIMGFTNFDNYTVFALLPAMLLLINSCTMDVQQNNQKFLVSLPVPRQQIVLAKYLAILPYSIISFAFTVLLYLVGFLVGRTAEPLAWRELMLSIATFPLLAAFFLPLHYWLGRKGTQVINLVFIMLIMINFFALKQLMDQFPGLAEWVSSGKTDSLLLPVITGLGYVLVLFCSYLISLRVFTSKDI